The Tachyglossus aculeatus isolate mTacAcu1 unplaced genomic scaffold, mTacAcu1.pri scaffold_353_arrow_ctg1, whole genome shotgun sequence genome has a window encoding:
- the LOC119923883 gene encoding olfactory receptor 140-like, translating into MHGHEKILGHFCPLCLLGYHCHLNIGSSHIPSEAKSSAVKLSGFCHPNCDSVVYFSGQRRYTLEKWLENFLSYFQQLVIIMAFEKLRHPPNHLCCSSLALLQFHFIFLKMVQPDHISSYFEISSLEPCLIALSPFSYNYNLDCFSLDTCYRSCVAPKMIIDLLQERKTISFRDCMSQLFVGHLYTSAEIILLMAMAFDCYMATCKPLHYTAIMSQHVCGLLMWVAWIGDFLQATIQILFMVQLPFCGPNVIDHFICDLFPYLKLACTNTQVCRLVVVANSGVMCMISFLLLVFSYIVIWHFVRTHISAGRWKSLSTCVSHIVIVVSFFFPCIFMYIRPRCILPVVISAPIFYTIITPMLNPFINTMRNTEVKSVMKKLWSRKVK; encoded by the exons ATGCATGGACACGAGAAAATTCTTGGCCATTTCTGTCCTTTGTGTTTACTTGGCTATCACTGTCACTTGAATATTGGCTCCAGCCATATCCCATCAGAGGCTAAGTCATCAGCTGTAAAACTGTCAGGATTCTGCCATCCCAATTGTGATTCTGTTGTGTATTTCTCTGGACAGCGGCGTTACACACTGGAAAAATGGCTGGAGAATTTCCTCTCTTACTTCCAGCAGCTCGTAATCATAATGGCCTTCGA GAAGCTTCGTCACCCCCCTAATCATCTCTGTTGTTCTTCTCTGGCTCTTCTCCAGTTCCACTTTATCTTTCTCAAGATGGTGCAACCAGATCACATATCAAGTTACTTTGAGATCTCTTCCCTTGAACCATGCTTGATAGCTCTGAGTCCATTTTCATATAATTATAATTTGGATTGTTTCTCCTTAG ATACCTGCTATAGATCCTGTGTTGCTCCCAAGATGATTATAGATTTGCTGCAGGAGAGGAAAACGATCTCCTTCCGTGACTGCATGTCACAGCTCTTTGTAGGTCATTTGTACACCAGTGCTGAGATCATCCTCCTCATGGCGATGGCCTTTGACTGCTACATGGCCACCTGTAAGCCCCTGCACTACACAGCCATTATGAGTCAGCACGTGTGTGGCCTGCTGATGTGGGTGGCCTGGATAGGAGACTTCCTTCAAGCAACCATCCAGATCCTCTTTATGGTCCAGTTGCCATTCTGTGGCCCTAACGTGATCGATCACTTCATCTGTGACTTGTTCCCTTATTTGAAGCTTGCTTGCACAAACACCCAGGTCTGCCGCCTGGTGGTCGTGGCCAACAGTGGGGTGATGTGTATGATAAGTTTTCTCCTACTGGTCTTTTCTTACATCGTCATCTGGCACTTCGTGAGGACTCACATTTCTGCAGGGAGATGGAAATCCCTCTCTACCTGTGTCTCCCACATTGTCATAGTCGTTTCGTTCTTCTTTCCATGTATTTTCATGTACATAAGGCCCAGGTGCATTCTCCCTGTGGTCATATCGGCGCCCATATTTTACACTATCATcacccccatgttgaaccccTTCATCAACACCATGAGAAACACGGAGGTGAAAAGTGTCATGAAGAAGCTGTggagcaggaaagtgaaatga